The genome window ACCGACAATCGGGACGCAGCCTGCTGACCGGCCAATGTGAGTCTGGTCTCTACCCAATCCGATCGTCTGCAGCTACTACACTCAAACATGCTCTTCTCAGCAGGTCTGCAAGCAAGACCCAGTAGCATGCCCGTCTCGGCCATCCCTCTTCACAAGTAGTTCAATCCATTTTACGTCTTAATAATATTCGATGTACTAGTGAACCCTGCGTCCGTTTGTGATGCTTGCCAATTAGCTAAAAGTCATCAGCTACCATATACCGTCTCTCTTCATCAATCCACTTCACCATTAGAATTAATTTTTTCTGATGTGTAGGATCTTGCCCCTAAATCTGTTTCTGGGTTTAAATATTACATTAGTTTTATTGATGCCTATAGCAAATTCTCTtagggcccgtttgtttcgttggaattgaattccattttaataattataatttagacaaaactaattaagtttatatatttatatatataatatatttgtatattatcctaaatcacatGAGAGAGTTGGTTATATAGTATATTTATGTTATAGAGGTGCaggtagaagagtgtgctataagttgtacatcggaaaattagcatgtaaatctatagaatcaatttccatctctcaccgcATGAATTTgtgataggcttatatgataactttggaaagtggtggaatgtcatattctaaaaaattagcctattccattagtaagattccaattcctcgaaatgaaaggaaacaaacggggccttagaTATATTTGATGCATGATCGCACGGATGCCCATCGCATATTCTCTTTGGAGCCATATTTTGCATTGGTACAAGTGAGCAGGGATGTGCCTAGAATTTAGGCAATTAGCAATGTGTCCCCAAACCACTTTGGCAATGGGACAAGAGAAAAACAGGTGATTAACAGTTTCAGGGAGGGGACAGAAACAACAAGTTGGATCCCCACTCCATTTTCTTTGagggcttgttcgtttgtgtcggattggtgggtcggaacgattccgagctggattgcttctctaatttgtataaactttgattagccggaacgattccgggtataatccgatgtaaacgaacaaggcctgaAGGAGATTTTCTTTAGAAAGAATTGCATTGTTTTCCGTCAGCCACAAGAAGATTTTAATTTTAGGGTGGGAGTTTGGCTTTCCAAAAATGTTTCATATTTGGTCCATATTTCCTGTTAACTAGGAAAGAAGAGTACATGCATGTAAACGAAGCACAACTCCCACACAGAATGCTATCCGGTGCATGTAAACGAAGCAACATACCATTTTTTCAGGGAAAACGAGGATACAAGGCTGGTCGAGGAGCATTCAGAGCGAACAGACCCGCTTATAATAGGATGATAGAGAGagatgcagcagcagcagcagccgccaaCAGGTCGACAAGCGCTGCTGACCACAAACTAAGCAAGGAAGGAGGGCCAAAACAATGGCGACCTCACATAGCCCCATACGCCTGTCTCGAAGCCGGAGAATGAAGAGATAGCCTATCAACGAAGCAGCAATATGGCACCTGGATCGATCATGCCGCCGGGACGCTCTGTGGCCTCCGTCCTCCTCCATGGCCTCCTCTGCCTGCAGCTGGTTGCCTTGGCCGAGATCGAGATGGAGGGCGGCAGCTGCATGCATTTCAGTGTCTCCCCGCCGGCTGCTCCGCCCGAGGACGCCGATGAGCGTCGCAACTATTTCCGCGCCATGGAGGCCAAGGACCTGTTCCGGCACCAGCAGATGATCAAGATGATGGGGAACGGCAGTGGCACTGGCAGCGGCAGCAGCAGGAGGCGGCAGGCCAAGGAGTCGTCCAAGCTGCCGGAGGTGATGTCCGCCACGTCCATGTTCGAGCTACCCATGCGGAGCGCGCTCAACATCGCGCACGTGGGCATGTACCTGGTGTCGGTGCGCTTCGGCACGCCGGCGCTGCCGTACAACCTGGTGCTGGACACCGCCAACGACCTGACGTGGATCAACTGCCGGCTGCGGCGCCGCAAGGGCAAGCACTACGGGCGGACCATGTCGGTGGGCGCCGGGGACGATGGCGCGGCGGCCAAGGAGGCGAGGAGGAAGAACTGGTACCGGCCGGCCAAGTCGTCGTCGTGGCGCAGGATCCGGTGCTCGCAGAAGGAGTGCGCGCTGCTGCCCTACAACACGTGCCAGAGCCCCAGCAAGGCGGAGTCGTGCAGCTACTACCAGCAGATGCAGGACGGCACGTTGACGATGGGCATCTACGGCAAGGAGAAGGCGACGGTGACGGTGTCGGACGGGCGGATGGCCAAGCTCCCTGGCCTCATCCTGGGCTGCTCCGTCCTGGAGGCCGGCGGCAGCGTGGACGCCCACGACGGCGTGCTCTCGCTGGGGAACGGCGAGATGTCCTTCGCCGTCCACGCCGCCAAGCGCTTCGGCCAGCGCTTCTCCTTCTGCCTCCTCAGCGCCAATAGCTCCCGCGACGCCTCGAGCTACCTCACCTTCGGTCCCAACCCGGCGGTGATGGGGCCGGGCACCATGGAGACGGACATCGTGTACAACGTGGACGTGAAGCCGGCGTACGGGCCCTTGGTGACGGGCATCTTCGTGGGCGGGGAGCGCCTGGACATCCCGCAGGAGATCTGGGATGCCGAGAAGGTGGTCGGCGGCGGCGTCATCCTGGACACGAGCACGTCGGTGACGTCGCTGGTGCCGGAGGCGTACGCGGCGGTGACGAGCGCATTGGACAGGCACCTGTCCCACCTGCCGCGGGTGTACGAGCTGGACGGCTTCGAGTACTGCTACAGGTGGACCTTCGCCGGCGACGGCGTGGACCTGGCGCACAACGTGACGGTGCCCAGGTTGACGGTGGAGATGGCCGGTGGCGCGAGGCTAGAGCCGGAAGCCAAGAGCGTGGTGATGCCGGAGGTAGTGCCCGGGGTGGCGTG of Zea mays cultivar B73 chromosome 8, Zm-B73-REFERENCE-NAM-5.0, whole genome shotgun sequence contains these proteins:
- the LOC100281574 gene encoding pepsin A precursor, translated to MAPGSIMPPGRSVASVLLHGLLCLQLVALAEIEMEGGSCMHFSVSPPAAPPEDADERRNYFRAMEAKDLFRHQQMIKMMGNGSGTGSGSSRRRQAKESSKLPEVMSATSMFELPMRSALNIAHVGMYLVSVRFGTPALPYNLVLDTANDLTWINCRLRRRKGKHYGRTMSVGAGDDGAAAKEARRKNWYRPAKSSSWRRIRCSQKECALLPYNTCQSPSKAESCSYYQQMQDGTLTMGIYGKEKATVTVSDGRMAKLPGLILGCSVLEAGGSVDAHDGVLSLGNGEMSFAVHAAKRFGQRFSFCLLSANSSRDASSYLTFGPNPAVMGPGTMETDIVYNVDVKPAYGPLVTGIFVGGERLDIPQEIWDAEKVVGGGVILDTSTSVTSLVPEAYAAVTSALDRHLSHLPRVYELDGFEYCYRWTFAGDGVDLAHNVTVPRLTVEMAGGARLEPEAKSVVMPEVVPGVACLAFRKLPRGGPGILGNVLMQEYIWEIDHGKGKMRFRKDKCNTHHLHNSKGGEVYNNNNGNSSSTVVHRVN